A stretch of Tripterygium wilfordii isolate XIE 37 chromosome 11, ASM1340144v1, whole genome shotgun sequence DNA encodes these proteins:
- the LOC120009890 gene encoding probable leucine-rich repeat receptor-like protein kinase At1g35710: MKSIAFSIVSLSIFLLITLFLIAASDSTEEAHALLRWKASFQNQTQPLLSSWSILNSTKTRHCTWFGVSCNNAGSVTMINLTSCGILGTLYNFSFSSFSNLSYFDLSMNALHGSIPPELNHLSNLIHLDLSRNKFSGQIPPTIGELTHLEALLLNENQLNGTIPQEIGKLKSLNKLNLYVNILGGAIPTSLGNMSNLSSLNLYTNSLSGSIPPELGELSKLDYLDLSMNSLSGLIPPTIGLLTHLKVLHLYKNKLNGSIPWEIGNMSSVYQLDVSNNQLSGQIPTSFDGLRGLCYLYLYDNTLSGSIPKEIGNLTALLHLQLNDNQLSGSLPAFLENLSKLENLQLKQNLFSGSIPEELGRLKSLLSFDVSYNELNGSLPTSLGNISNSKFFSVSHNKLSGSMPQEIGNLTKLIFLSLFENQLTGHLPENVCRGRFLQYFGISNNRFVGSVPKDMRNCTSLTRVRLNDNQLEGNIDADFGVYPNLTFVDISHNRFAGEISPKWGQCSQLATLWIAGNNISGKLPPEIEKWNQFYDLDFSMNHLDGRIPSELGNLTNLVNLRLNDNHFSGGIPLEVGSLTNLQFLDLSTNRLSYMPDSIGALSNLHYLNLSCNKFSQRIPSPIGELIHLSELDLSHNLLIGKIPTEFTKLQDLVMLNLSYNHLWGPIPSSKPFQNAPVEAFQGNKGLCGNASGLQACELPLEVQKHGLTKSHKIVFIVVFPLLGALALSIAVICVFRNFRKKKGDLEKKGDLENIELSISLSIFDRIVRFEDILQATNNFDAMYCIGEGGHGSVYKANLPSGDIVAVKRFHCLYDSHNMADQKEFHNEVRTLTEIKHRNIVKLYGFCTYSERVFLVYDYLQRGSLAAILSNNEEAKELDWCKRVNVVKDVSHALSYMHHDLSLPIIHRDISSKNILLDLEYEAHVSDFGTAKLLKQDSSNWSKLAGTYGYIAPELAYTMKVTEKCDVYSFGVLALEVLRGSHPGDIISNASSPSATLQVKLNDLLDRRLSPPPQKVLDKLNCIMKAAISCLDVNPRCRPTMHLVSKLLSN, encoded by the exons ATGAAGTCTATTGCCTTTTCAATTGTTTCCCTCTCCATTTTCCTTTTGATTACTTTGTTTCTGATTGCTGCTTCTGATTCTACAGAGGAAGCACATGCTCTTCTTAGATGGAAAGCCAGTTTTCAGAACCAAACTCAGCCTCTCTTGTCTTCATGGTCCATTCTCAATTCAACCAAGACAAGGCATTGCACTTGGTTCGGTGTTTCTTGCAACAATGCTGGAAGTGTCACTATGATTAACCTTACCAGTTGTGGCATACTTGGTACGCTCTATAACTTTTCGTTCTCATCTTTTTCCAATCTCTCATATTTTGATCTTAGCATGAATGCACTCCATGGTTCCATCCCTCCTGAACTCAATCATCTCTCCAACCTCATCCACCTTGATTTGTCGAGGAATAAGTTTTCAGGGCAAATCCCACCTACAATTGGCGAACTAACTCATCTTGAGGCTCTTTTGCTCAATGAGAATCAACTAAATGGCACAATTCCTCAAGAAATAGGTAAGCTAAAGTCCCTCAATAAGCTTAACCTGTATGTCAACATTCTAGGTGGAGccattccaacttctttgggtAATATGAGCAACTTGTCTAGCTTGAATCTCTATACTAATTCACTATCCGGTTCCATCCCACCAGAACTTGGTGAGCTCTCCAAGCTTGACTACCTTGATTTGTCAATGAATAGTCTTTCGGGGTTAATTCCACCTACAATTGGTTTGTTGACTCATCTTAAGGTCCTTCACTTGTATAAAAATAAGCTAAATGGTTCCATTCCTTGGGAGATAGGAAATATGAGCTCTGTTTATCAGCTAGATGTGAGCAATAATCAACTTAGTGGTCAAATTCCGACATCATTTGATGGTCTAAGAGGTCTCTGTTATCTTTACCTATATGATAACACACTATCTGGCAGCATACCTAAAGAGATTGGAAACTTGACGGCTCTTCTTCACTTGCAGTTGAATGATAATCAACTTAGTGGTTCACTTCCAGCTTTCCTTGAAAACTTGAGCAAGTTAGAGAATTTGCAGCTCaagcaaaatttattttctgggTCCATTCCTGAAGAATTGGGAAGACTGAAGTCTCTTCTTTCATTCGATGTAAGTTATAATGAGTTAAATGGTTCTCTTCCAACTTCATTGGGGAATATAAGCAACTCAAAATTTTTCAGTGTAAGCCATAATAAACTCTCTGGATCCATGCCTCAAGAAATAGGAAACTTGACGAagttgatttttctttctttgtttgaaaACCAGCTCACTGGTCACTTACCCGAAAATGTTTGTAGGGGTAGATTCCTCCAGTATTTTGGCATAAGCAATAACCGTTTTGTAGGCTCAGTGCCCAAAGACATGAGAAATTGCACGAGCTTGACTAGAGTCCGTCTTAATGACAACCAACTAGAAGGAAATATAGATGCAGACTTTGGAGTCTATCCAAATTTGACCTTTGTTGATATAAGCCACAATCGATTTGCTGGAGAAATCTCACCTAAGTGGGGTCAATGCTCACAATTAGCCACTCTATGGATTGCCGGGAATAACATTAGTGGGAAGTTACCACCTGAGATTGAAAAATGGAATCAATTTTatgatcttgatttttctatgaATCATTTGGATGGGAGGATCCCGAGTGAGTTGGGGAACTTGACTAATTTGGTGAATTTGAGGTTGAATGACAATCATTTTTCTGGTGGTATTCCTCTTGAGGTCGGATCACTTACCAATCTCCAATTTCTCGACTTATCAACAAACAGATTGAGCTATATGCCAGACAGCATTGGAGCTTTGTCGAATCTCCATTACTTGAATTTGAGCTGCAACAAATTCAGCCAAAGAATTCCAAGTCCAATTGGTGAATTAATTCACCTATCTGAACTcgatttgagccataacttgctTATCGGAAAAATACCAACGGAGTTCACCAAGTTGCAAGACTTAGTGATGCTAAATCTTTCCTACAATCATCTTTGGGGTCCTATTCCTTCTAGCAAACCATTTCAAAATGCTCCTGTGGAAGCATTCCAAGGAAACAAAGGCTTGTGTGGAAATGCGAGTGGATTGCAAGCATGTGAACTGCCACTAGAAGTACAAAAACATGGTCTAACAAAGAGCCATAAGATTGTTTTTATAGTTGTGTTTCCTCTGTTAGGAGCACTTGCTCTATCCATTGCAGTAATTTGTGTGTTTCGTAATTTCCGAAAAAAGAAGGGAGACTTAGAGAAGAAGGGAGACTTAGAGAACATCGAGCTATCGATTTCATTGTCAATTTTTGACAGGATAGTAAGATTTGAAGACATCTTGCAAGCAACCAAcaactttgatgccatgtaTTGTATTGGGGAAGGGGGTCATGGAAGTGTCTACAAAGCTAATCTTCCTTCAGGTGATATTGTAGCTGTGAAAAGATTTCATTGCTTGTATGATAGTCACAATATGGCGGATCAAAAGGAGTTTCATAATGAGGTTAGGACTTTAACAGAGATAAAGCATCGGAATATTGTGAAACTCTATGGCTTCTGCACATATTCAGAACGTGTTTTCTTAGTCTATGATTATCTTCAAAGAGGTAGCTTGGCCGCAATCCTAAGCAACAATGAGGAAGCAAAAGAATTGGACTGGTGTAAGAGGGTGAATGTCGTCAAAGATGTCTCTCACGCTTTGTCTTACATGCACCATGATTTGTCATTGCCAATCATTCATCGAGACATATCGAGCAAAAATATTTTGCTAGACTTGGAATACGAAGCTCATGTTTCTGACTTTGGCACCGCTAAGCTTCTCAAGCAGGACTCATCTAATTGGTCTAAACTAGCTGGAACATATGGATATATTGCACCAG AGCTTGCTTACACGATGAAGGTGACTGAAAAGTGTGACGTATATAGCTTTGGAGTGTTGGCACTAGAAGTTCTCAGAGGAAGTCATCCAGGCGATATCATATCAAATGCATCATCTCCATCTGCTACTTTACAAGTTAAACTTAATGATTTGTTAGACCGGCGTCTTTCACCTCCACCACAAAAGGTTCTTGATAAACTGAACTGCATCATGAAGGCGGCCATTTCATGCTTAGATGTGAATCCACGATGTAGGCCAACCATGCACCTCGTTTCTAAGTTACTATCCAACTGA
- the LOC120008691 gene encoding uncharacterized protein LOC120008691: MIAYGVTVDFMDEYVRIGESTTIASLKKFTRPIISIFGAEYLRSPNSNDIARLLAIGENRGFPGMLGSIDCIHWKLKNCPSAWKGKYTGHIHEPTLILEAIASYDLWIWHTFFGMQGALNDISVLDRFNVFSEHTQGRAPVVDFYVNNNHYSMGYYLADGIYPSWATFVKKILAPQNNKTKHFVRCLIDTFNHKKYLQFNIDGFIPLASVHAKRQ; this comes from the coding sequence ATGATTGCTTATGGTGTAACCGTAGATTTTATGGACGAGTATGTTAGGATTGGAGAATCCACAACTATAGCCAGCTTGAAGAAATTTACAAGACCGATAATTTCTATATTCGGTGCGGAATATTTGAGGTCCCCAAATAGCAATGATATTGCTAGATTATTAGCGATTGGGGAAAATCGAGGCTTTCCTGGAATGTTGGGAAGTATTGACTGTATACATTGGAAATTGAAGAATTGTCCGAGTGCATGGAAAGGTAAGTACACAGGTCATATCCACGAACCCACACTCATCTTGGAAGCTATAGCTTCCTACGACCTTTGGATATGGCACACATTCTTTGGTATGCAAGGTGCTCTCAACGACATCAGCGTGTTAGACCGATTCAATGTCTTCTCTGAACATACACAAGGTCGTGCACCTGTAGTGGACTTTTATGTTAACAACAATCATTACTCGATGGGGTATTATTTAGCTGATGGAATCTATCCTTCCTGGGCAACTTTTGTGAAGAAAATACTGGCACCACAAAATAACAAGACAAAACACTTTGTAAGATGTCTAATCGATACTTTTAACCACAAGAAATACTTACAATTCAATatcgacgggtttatcccacttGCAAGTGTACATGCCAAAAGACAGTAA
- the LOC120008985 gene encoding chaperone protein dnaJ C76, chloroplastic-like, with the protein MLVSTIPTNPFSGFPVQNNNFSRQKKCVVIRSCARKAKEITTKKKSYYELLGVSVDSNSQKIKEAYRKLQKKHHPDIAGQQGHEYTLMLNEAYKVLMREDSRRDYDASIGQFRANFENGTSSMGYSSWRGVLRPQALFVDENACIGCRECVHHAANTFVMDEVLGCARVRVQYGDDDKNLEVAVDSCPVNCIFRVESEELPVLELLIQPQYKEGYGVFGGGWERPANVFKAAESFKKQQKRQQHTDRHYQRNAWTAVDKETPAQAEARANATVRMKMEIFSRIWDLLIKAFGSGIWDAKQ; encoded by the exons ATGTTAGTTTCTACAATCCCAACCAATCCGTTCTCAGGTTTTCCTGTGCAAAATAACAATTTTTCAAG GCAGAAGAAATGTGTTGTAATAAGGTCATGTGCTAGGAAGGCAAAGGAGATAACAACTAAAAAGAAGAGTTACTATGAGTTGCTAGGAGTTTCTGTTGATTCAAATTCACAGAAAATCAAAGAGGCATACAGAAAGTTGCAGAAGAAACATCACCCAGATATAGCCGGCCAACAG GGTCATGAGTATACTTTGATGCTGAATGAGGCATATAAGGTTCTAATGAGAGAGGATTCAAGGAGGGATTATGATGCATCGATCGGTCAATTCAGAGCGAATTTCGAAAATGGCACCTCTAGCATGGGTTATAGCTCATGGAGAGGGGTTTTGAGACCCCAAGCTCTATTTGTTGATGAAAATGCTTGCATAG gaTGTAGAGAGTGTGTGCACCATGCAGCTAACACATTTGTAATGGATGAGGTTCTTGGATGCGCCCGCGTCAGAGTTCAGTATGGAGATGATGATAAAAACCTTGAG GTGGCGGTGGATTCATGCCCCGTAAACTGCATCTTCCGCGTGGAGAGCGAAGAGTTGCCGGTGCTGGAGTTATTGATTCAACCTCAGTATAAGGAAGGGTATGGTGTGTTTGGAGGAGGCTGGGAAAGACCTGCAAATGTTTTCAAGGCAGCAGAGTCATTCAAAAAGCAGCAAAAAAGACAGCAGCATACCGACAGACATTATCAAAGGAATG CATGGACAGCCGTTGACAAGGAAACGCCTGCTCAAGCTGAAGCGCGAGCTAATGCTACTGTAAGAATGAAGATGGAGATATTCTCAAGGATTTGGGATCTGCTGATAAAAGCTTTTGGTTCTGGCATTTGGGATGCTAAGCAGTAG
- the LOC120009891 gene encoding probable leucine-rich repeat receptor-like protein kinase At1g35710: MSNFCEGKSGSRLSLLLAQHIYIYIDTHKKYDILKTTLKTYTMGLQTLKRAFTVVSPSIFLVLILFLIVASDSTEEASALLRWKASLHNQNQPLLPSWSIVNSTKASPCPWFGVSCNSAGSITSINLTSCGIHGTLYNFSFSYFPNLLYFDLSMNDCYGSIPSELNQLSNLIHLDFSSNQFSGQMPPTLGQLTHLKAVYLFENQLNGSIPQEIGQLKSLNELVLYSNNLGGAIPTSLSNLSNLTLLLLYNNSLSDSIPHELSKLSKLDYLDLSTNKLTGQIPPAIGMLTHLEVLQLYKNQLNGSIPLEIGNLKFTLDLDLSNNQLSGQIPTSFGGLTSLTSLLLYNNTLSGSIPKAIGNLKSLVHLQLSGNQLNGSLPAFLENLSKLEVIQLMKNELSGFIPEGLGKLKSLVSLDLSENELKGSLPTSLGNLSNLKNFQVSNNHLSGFIPIELGKLKSLVSLNLSQNELKGSVPTSLGNLSNLEFFSISYNHLSGCIPEELGKLKSLVIFDVSVNALTCSVPTSLGNLSNLETFRVRANQLSGPIPQEIGNWTKLQRLVLGENLFTGYLPKSVCSGRSLQYFGISNNNFVGAIPKDTKYCTSLSRIRLNGNQLKGHIDIDFGVVPNLTFIDISNNQFFGEISTKWGRCSQLATLWIAGNNITGKIPPEIGNWTQLHDLDFSMNHMVGGIPSESGKLTNLLNLRLNGNNLLVVFLLSSDHLQISKFSTYQGTD; the protein is encoded by the coding sequence ATGAGCAACTTTTGTGAGGGAAAGTCAGGTAGTAGACTTTCTTTGCTGCTagcacaacatatatatatatatatagacacacacaagAAATATGATATACTTAAAACTACATTGAAAACATACACAATGGGATTGCAAACCTTGAAGAGAGCGTTCACAGTTGTTTCACCATCCATTTTCCTTGTGcttattttgtttcttattgttGCCTCTGATTCTACTGAGGAAGCAAGTGCTCTTCTTAGATGGAAAGCCAGTCTTCATAACCAAAACCAGCCTCTACTGCCTTCATGGTCCATTGTCAATTCAACCAAAGCGAGTCCTTGCCCTTGGTTCGGAGTTTCTTGCAACAGTGCAGGAAGCATCACTAGCATTAACCTTACAAGTTGTGGCATACACGGTACGCTCTACAACTTCTCATTTTCATATTTCCCCAATCTCTTGTACTTTGATCTTAGTATGAATGACTGCTATGGTTCCATCCCGTCCGAACTCAATCAGCTCTCCAACCTCATCCACCTTGATTTTTCGAGTAATCAATTTTCAGGACAAATGCCGCCTACTCTTGGCCAGCTAACTCATCTTAAGGCTGTTTACCTCTTTGAAAATCAACTAAATGGTTCAATTCCTCAAGAAATTGGTCAGCTAAAGTCCCTCAATGAGCTTGTCCTGTACAGCAACAATCTAGGTGGAGCCATTCCGActtctttaagcaatttgagcaACCTGACTCTCTTGCTTCTGTACAATAATTCGCTCTCTGATTCTATCCCACATGAACTCAGTAAGCTCTCCAAGCTTGACTACCTTGATTTGTCAACTAATAAACTAACAGGGCAAATTCCGCCTGCAATTGGCATGTTAACTCATCTTGAGGTCCTTCAGTTGTATAAAAATCAGCTAAATGGTTCCATTCCTCTGGAAATAGGAAATCTGAAGTTTACTTTGGATCTAGATTTGAGCAACAATCAACTCAGTGGTCAAATTCCAACATCATTCGGTGGTCTAACAAGTCTAACTTCTCTCCTCCTATATAATAATACTCTATCTGGTTCCATACCTAAGGCCATTGGAAACTTGAAGTCTCTTGTCCACTTACAGTTGAGTGGTAATCAACTTAATGGTTCACTTCCAGCTTTCCTCGAAAATTTGAGCAAGTTAGAGGTCATTCAGCTCATGAAAAATGAGCTTTCTGGGTTCATTCCGGAAGGGTTGGGAAAACTAAAGTCCCTTGTTTCCTTGGATTTAAGCGAAAATGAATTAAAGGGTTCTCTTCCAACTTCACTGGGGAATCTAAGCAACTTGAAAAATTTTCAAGTAAGCAATAATCACCTTTCTGGGTTCATTCCTATAGAGTTGGGAAAGCTAAAGTCCCTTGTTTCCTTGAATTTAAGTCAAAATGAGTTGAAGGGTTCTGTTCCAACTTCATTGGGGAATCTAAGCAACTTGGAATTTTTTAGCATAAGCTATAATCATCTTTCTGGGTGCATTCCTGAAGAGTTGGGAAAACTAAAGTCCCTTGTCATCTTCGATGTAAGTGTAAATGCATTAACCTGTTCTGTTCCAACTTCATTGGGGAATCTAAGCAACTTGGAAACTTTCCGTGTGAGAGCTAATCAACTCTCTGGACCCATTCCCCAAGAAATAGGGAATTGGACCAAGTTGCAAAGGCTTGTTTTGGGAGAAAACCTATTCACGGGTTACTTACCCAAAAGTGTTTGTAGTGGCAGATCACTCCAGTATTTTGGCATAAGTAATAACAATTTTGTTGGTGCAATACCCAAAGACACGAAGTACTGCACAAGCTTGTCTAGAATCCGTCTTAACGGCAACCAACTTAAAGGGCATAtagatatagactttggagtcGTTCCAAATTTGACGTTCATTGATATAAGCAACAACCAATTTTTTGGAGAAATCTCAACCAAATGGGGTAGATGCTCTCAATTAGCTACTCTATGGATTGCTGGGAATAACATTACTGGTAAGATACCTCCAGAGATTGGAAATTGGACTCAGCTACatgatcttgatttttctatgaATCACATGGTCGGGGGGATCCCGAGCGAGTCGGGAAAGTTGActaatttgttgaatctgaGGTTGAATGGAAATAATCTTTTGGTCGTATTCCTCCTGAGTTCGGATCACTTACAGATCTCCAAGTTCTCGACTTATCAGGGAACAGATTGA